Part of the Vigna unguiculata cultivar IT97K-499-35 chromosome 3, ASM411807v1, whole genome shotgun sequence genome, ttttttaatcgagtcgtcaaaatttatttattttttaattaattgagtGAGATTATCTTGTCAATCACATTGTTTTCTTGCCTCATTTTTGCAaagttttgtaattaatatCAAACATTAATAGGGTTAATGTAAGAtacttttgacttttatttatttcgatatcattttatattaatcataaaaCATTACATGTATTAagaagtgaaaataaataaacaatataatacAATAAAGTAACCATCACGTCATCTAattaacaaacaaacaaattaatagctgaaactcaaatataaaaacttttattatcaatggtaaaaaaaattaataacaacaaTGAAAATACCAAAATTCATGAAAGACATAAAACTTAACTAAGccaactttaatatattattattaatattaatcttcataaataaataatttacattattattaactGATAATATTTTGTCCTTCATTTTTCCtatgtggttttttttaattgatataaaacaatattacaGATAATATAAATCAACAATTGACTATTTCtttagaattattattttttattaaatgtggCAAGAAAGCAAAACGATATAACAATCACATCaattaagaaaaagttaaacaattaGGACTTAAgggaaaatataaattttttttactatccaatataaaaaaaaaaaaaatcattacaaCTCGATGAAAAATACCCAAATTTGTTagagatttaaaatttaattaaaccaacttattattaagttttagtatcaatattatcgatgaataaataatttacattattattaaccaatatgtaatattttatgttaacaTGACATAAAGTaaaccaaaataatttaaattttaaagtttatggatgaaatttaaaatcaattcttTCGACACTACAATTACATATTTGCGAAAAACTTTAAAGagtaaaagtatatttaaacaCATTATTTGGGTTTCatgtgtaattttaattataatagataCATATATTATCTTACAAAATAAACTAACTAATCATTGggataatttatgtataaattttatttaataccGATGTCATAAATGTTTTAAGGAATTTTATCATAGCATTTCAAATTGTGTCATGCTTACTGTATGCTGACAACCAAgtggaagtaaaaaaaaaaaaaactatacaaaaatcAGGACTCTGCTATTTAATTGAAAGGCACGTAGTGAGAAATAAAAGTATGAAAATGTTAATAacattttcttcatatattttttattagttgaaaatcattaaaacacATAAAAGATCACGAACGAGTCTCACCTTTAATGAACCttatctataattttataattttcgataaattttagttaataacTGGTAtaggatttttttaataagataaagatggtattagatatttctttttttttagtttaatggTCCAGTCATGTTGTGCCTCATTAATCAACCACAAGTCATTAGTGTGactttttagtaatttttataaaattaaaaaaaatgtaataatttttaattggatgaaaagtgtaaacaaaattaatttcgTACATATTCACGTGTAGTCCACCTTGAAGTCAAGTTTGAAAGTTGAACAATGccagttttgaaaaaaaaaaaaaaaaacaaatttattagaGCAACATCTTCAACATACTGTACTTGCAAGTGATGAATACATTCCATAAATGAAAGTTTGATTTTCCcaacaccaaacaaaaacacacCCCCAAACATGAGTCttaattttatcaaagttcAACACTTCAACTTCTGACACccaacaatttcttttttctttttttccattttgGACATTGAATACGGATCCAACTTCAAAAAGTCTCTAAACATCCTCCTTAGAACTCACACCACTTCCATCTATCTTGGAACCTGCTCCAATCTAACCTTCCCCTTAACCAATACATCAAAAATCTAATCTTTAAGCACGTTTAGTACCACTTACATCTTCAACTTTTCATATCTTTCAAAAGTTACCCACCACACAATCTacgtttataaaaataaaaaaacccaTAAATAGCCACATTATCTTCTCCAATTACTTACCCTGTCCACTCATGCCATAATTGACTTCAACATTGGATGTGTCTAATGAACTCTCCCTTTAACTCAAAGGCCACCCATAGAAAACATTCATTTCAACGTTGTAGAGTCTGACCAACGTTGGTATAACAAAACTCCCATGATGTTTGTCTGGTCCATATATATGGTCAGTCTATGACACAAATCATGATTACAAAGTCTCTTTGGGGTCGCAGATAACTCTATTCAAGCTATAAATTCAAACGCCAAATTGCAAAAAGACATTATGATTCAACATTATTACATATACAGttggaaaaataatatttcaacaactttcttttatgattttagatattattttttaagtaattttttattttttttatttttttatattttaaaatcagttaaaaaaatactaagttaggttataagagaaagttattaaaatttaattgttaaaatatcagtGTCTATTTTGTTGGCATCAAGTTCAGTGATTAATCAATATTTCTTTTCATTGGAAGATTTATGGTTTTCAATGAGGCAATGATAGTTTGGGTTCAGAAAGGCCTTTGCATGAGATTGGTAATAGCGAGAGCAATAATTAAGGAAGTATTGGACAAGATCCAACGCGATCAAACCGAAAATCCCACTCCCTAATAACGAGTCAAGATCAGCCACCAAATCTTTTGAGTCATGGCAAATAAACCAATTATTGCGAAGGGAGAAAACAACATACATGCATGTTGAAGGAATCTAATTTCGTGGATCATAATAATCATTAGGTTTAATAATGAAAGATATCTCGTtgcatgatgatgatgagtgtatttttttttgggaTGCGAGAAGACACTTAAGATGAATATGGTGCAGTGAGATGGCCCTCCACGAGGAGGAGGTGATTCCGATGAGGCATGTGAGGGGAGAGGGGGTGTGAAAAGACGAGAGTAGGATATGGTGATGATGACGGTTAAAAGTTCAAGATTAATCggaaataagacaattttataaaagaaaggaTGAGTGAATAGAGTGTGTGATATATAGTGAGTGGTAGGGGGCATCTCCACCAAACCCCGTAAAACGCGCTCTCTCACTCACCATTTTCGTCGTTTTCGCTTCTCACCGGTCTCCATCTCATCCCTACCACCAACCTACTATTATTGTCTTCAATTTCTACTATCCAAAAACAAActactattttctttttacaccacttctttttttatcatatctACACATTCACTTCCTCTTATCCACAACTTTTATTCTTACATGCCCAAGGTAACATCaagtctttattttttgtttctttctgaTTAATCTAAGATAACATCTTACACTTCCTCTGTCTGGAATGGAAGTGATTGGCTCACAGTCGCTTCTCAGTATCCATTTTATCTTAGAGGtgaggtatttacaaaaatattctGATATTGAAGTTACTTTTTGTTCATCACAATCGATAATTCACTAGGGAGATACAAAACCAATAAGATTTGAGTTCAATCACATAAGACATTGTCACCCCTCAATCTAAATGTGAGATTTAGACTCACATTTGGATTCCTATCATTTATTAAATCGTATAATGATCCATCTAACTCTCTGAAATTGTGAACCGCGTAGTACACTTGTTTTTGTTTCAAACAACGTTTGAGAATCATAAGACCATTGTTTATGCGAACACTTATTCtcattaaagaaaaatttcCTTTTGAGAATTGAGTTGTGGCTGTGGTGTATATATGCACGAGGTAaggtagaaaagaaaaagattggTTATCTATCTATGTTGCAGTGTAATTTGCTTTTTACTAGCAAACATTGGGCGATGGGAAGTGTGAGATGAGCATATCTACCATATGTTATGGAATATGTTGCGACCTAAAATACAGAATAAGGATACAGCTCAGTTGCCAAAAGCAGTGAAATGTCTCACAAACCACATTAAACTCTGCGGGCAATGTGGAAGCAAACTTCATTTCTAAATTATAGTACACTGTCTGAATGCCACCTATATATTGGGTAGAGGTTTGGTTGGAATAAGGCAAATCTAACTAACAACATTGTTCAGTTTACATTAATCACAAAGTTGGCATTGGTGTGAACAATATGGAGAATTTGTGATCATCCATTCATACCATCTTTACAACCTTTTTTCAATGCTAATTAGTGTGTCAAGGATATATCAAAATAGACCAAGAATTAATGtcattctttatatatatatatatatatatatatatatatatatatatatatatataataggtTTGATAGAAAGAAAACTAATTTCTTTATAGGTGCATGACATTGACCTCCATTCATTAACATGATTGATGTGCTCTTTCGTATCTATgttttaaacacaaaaatttaaattaggattagtattcttaaattataatttgattttaaatttcaatcttACTTTCAAAAATAACTAAGCAGcatattcttctttatttatataaattgtttcaattttaagtTTATCAAGTAATTTttaagaatccaagtgtgactttaagttttatattggctagaaatgagaaagtagagcactatataagaataaagatccataaactcattgtcttaagattttgggttgaaaTGCTGTCAATACCTTATGTGATTGGACTCAGGTCTCATTAGTGTtgtattttttcaataatactCCTTTATAAACCTAACAGTAATATCGTTAAGATAAATTATTATGCATTCGAAATATATTCAACTATGTTACGGTCCGATTATTATGTATGagatatatttaacttttattgacATCGACTCTTTAAGTAATACGagattatcatatatttgataacattttaggTTTGCTGATTTGGTTGGAATAAGAGGCATGCGTGGATTGGATATTGTGAAGGAAGATGGTAGATAATAGGAGACAAAATTGGACAACTGGTGACACCAGTACTTTAGCATGATTTGCGTGAAATGGTTTGTTTGTTATTTGCGTAATACATGAATTAATTAACCAATGGAATTGAAACACTTGGGGTTCTTCGCTTCTGCCTAACACTTTGGTAATGCTCTTTTTTGCTTTAACTTTTAGTGGTTCCTTCCAATCATTATTGTTGGTCAAAACACGAGTGGTTTTGTCAACATTGTGTGAGTTGTACATGATGGATATATAATGAGATTCACTTCCATTCCTCAAATCTTTAAGCACATTGCCTCTTTCATTCTACAGTATATTACTTTTCACTGCATCTACTACATAtacaactcatttttttttaattttaaacttcttacgacatttataattttggatGTGTCAACCAATCCAATTGAATACCTCTGAAAATTATATTGTTACTGATTTTAAAacctcaaaaataaaattaacctAACTAGTtattctaagtttttttttttttttttatgttcaacTTACGGATACAGAAGGAGTTTATTTCGtatttgtatataataaaacgattttaaatatttgatatcaatgTGAGTaaaactttatgtttgtttgCTTAAGAGGGTGTATGTTGACAACATATATTTGGAGGTTTTGTTTTGGTGACTTTATAGAGGGAAGTGTCGACAAGAAAGTTggtttatggatttttttttcttcctcttttccttactttttattattatttagtttaggttaattctattttttctatttaatttatttgttattgttgtttcaaacaaaagtatatatttattatattagaagtgatatttgttaaaaatttaagtgtgagtctaagttttacattgagtaaaaataaaaaagtggaaCATCATATAAAGACGAAGATTCTATCAAAACCTTATGTGGGGTTGAGGTTATGTCTCATTGATTTTGTATATCTTCAGTAATTATCTCTAAAGATCCAATCTTTTACATTCTACTAAGTTATCTTGATTCCATCAAGACTCATGTACAATTAAAGTCGatgaaaatgtatcaaaataaataataagacaaatatGTCTTATTACAAATAacttacatttttaaaatgcgatcaattttctcttatcagaaaaataaatttccacattcattataattgttataattatgtgTCATTATATTTTACTGAGTTATTAACTTAATTAACTTAAATGATATGATAATAGGTGCATCAGGATTaggattattttttatatattaaattataattcaaattaaattagtcaattttaattatacgATATCCTACTTTTCATAATTAAACTTTCAACACTTATAAGAGTTGAAAGTTTTCCTATTTCTGAGAAATGTTtattctcaattttattttaatggctatttttaactttaaggtaaaaataataactttaggACTaagaaagtattttttttaaaagtaactCAGAAAATGGTAGCATCATCTAATAATCTAATAATGAATAATCTTTATTCGGAAAAACATTTATTACTCagtgaatataaaatattaatgaatacttaacatttattgtttttagaTATCTacgattatttatttttgactaatttaaagttgtcaaaattaaGGTTATGTAATGacgttaatatatttttaacttaaagcTGCTAACAATTAAAGAGCGATGACTATTATGTGAGCCGCTACaactattttataatatcttaCTTTAATTTCTGtgaagaattttattatttatacgtcaattttaaaaatatttttgtaattttacttcAATGTAGCAAAGATTATATGTAAGAATCTCgcttttaataatgttttatttgattgttgataaaaaaaaatcttaaaaggaaaaaaaaattaaaaatcatattttgttatatCATATCAGCCCATTCTAATTaagagattttataattttatatcttttatatatatatatatatatatatatatatatatatatatatatatatatatatatatattatcctcGTCTAGAACTTAGTCATGCCTACGTTATGATGacataaatcaaataataataatcatattcaaAAGAattgtcgataaaaaaaatatattcaaaagaaTTACTTTATTTACTAAACtagaatagtaaaaaaataagattaaagtaTTACAAACTTTACAAAGAAACTAATTAGTGTATGAATTAAAACCTTTATAATACAATTCACTTATCTTAGAGTAAATATATggaatttgttttatttaactCTTCTACTTAAAATATTACCATCATTTTCAttccaattaaataaaatatcatcggaaaacaataatatattttaaaatcaaatgtatttgaaaaaaaaatttataacttaaTCCTTTTAGTAAGTCTTTCCTTTCATTGTTGTCCTTACAATTACAATttatcaaaaaacaaaaaaaaaaaacattaatatgcaTCTAACAATGGAGCGTGCAAGTAGTGAAAgaaaatcaattattaatatattaattactaacaaaaagtAATTAGTGACTTTAGGTATCAGATTTATTATCGTTGATCCAGATTGTGTGTACTAGAGTTTAGTAATGGAAACGTTTTCTTTGCTAATCTTCTCTGCCAGATGTTCATCTTGAATCCTAATTTgtgatgactttgaattggtTGACTCTTATAACTTCTTCTTGTTAGATAATATAGGACtctaatcaattttatttttttatcaacttatAAATACCAcacttataaaatattattaccaCAATTTTCCTCTAATCAACTTATTGGtttattattcttttcattccctattttaaaaaataaataaaaaagacaaaagatgaaaaaaaactaGCACAAATTCAATTACCGAAAAACcaaattcatattattttttccaGCAAAATACTCATGAATTGCAGGTCAGAATTCGTGtcctattatatattatttcctCTACGTGATCGttcaatttttcatcaatactttttatttgtaaCATAATCGACATGTTCATTATTTTCACATATCATATTCATATAGTATAACTCTTGATAATTCTCAAATTCATAAATAACTCTACTTTAAAGAACAAGGACATAACTAATATGCCACTCTaaaaatgattatgattcttattctaatatataattcatataGTTCTACATtggtttaaataaatattaaaaaattaggcGTACAAGCTAAAATTATGATAGTGTTAGATTGTTGaacacataaattaatatatttaattgtactGCCGGTTTGAAATATGCTGACCATCTAATTAACACCATTATTTAGTAGCTAACTCCAAACATGTTCCTAGTTTACCTCTTTCCCTTTTGTTCCAACTCTGTTTTCCCCTTTGGTTTATGTTCATATTCTCCCTTTTGTTTATTCCTTATCCTTTTTGCTTTTCCTTATTCAGTATTCTAATGGTGTGTTGTTAATTCTAAAGTTTCCAAACACAGAAGATACAATATAGCTGGCACGTTGCTAACTACTTCATCTTCAAACTTCAAACCCCACCCTTTCCACAACCCCAAAAACATATAAACCTTACATGACCCTGCCAAATGCCAACAATTAATTCCATTActcatataaaaaatacaattttaagtACGATAATTAGAGATTTATCTAAATTACTTTCTATTTAAAACAAGTAAACTAGACCCACTGATGATATATAATTGATATGTACACATGTAAGAATTTGAAAGGTTGATCACCCAATTTCTCTTGCTTAATTTCTCATGCTAAAACTTTTGATCATAGATGAATtgttgattttataattaatcaaATTGATAACTTAGTTGATGCGAAATTTTCAACATATTTTAAGTCGAGTGATATATATTCTGAGTACAAGATTAGACATTAAGAGTAATGTGATAAAGAATGACACAATAGATCTAATCTAACAAACAAAAAATCACATTAGGATAAATTTCGGATGATTCCGAAATCATcttcaaaattgattttaaacctaatttaacCTTACAAAACGATCTTATAAGTactataaatttatcttatatatagTTGATATGCAATTTTCATCAAGTTTCTGTTGggttatattttatcatatggGTTGTAGTCATTAAAAGATTGTGATTTCATTAGTCTTACATATATAAAGTATTTGATACCACTTGTAATCCAAAACTTGAAGGTAACGGGATTATAGGTCTTTCATCTTgtatagtgtttaattttgtctattttatctGATATGAGACTTTGACTTACACTTAAACTATTCCAAAcattttctaccatttttttatgtaacatAACTAAGTACTATgatgtattttgttttaaatttaaaaaattagataaatgtATTTTTCATGAAACACCATATGGGCAATATTGTTATGGTGAGGCTGTAACTGAAAACGGGCTTTTGTTGGGTGGCAATGGCAGCTTGGCAACGCGTTTCACCCATCTTAATTACAGACACTGATGCGTGCACTACTATAAATAAACGACCAAATTTTCGTGTCATCCACTTAATGTCCGATTTAAAGTCCTGAATGAAGATAACCAAAAactatgttttgtttttcccttttttgGTTCACTAAGGTCAGGAATTTCCTACAGGGAGCGTGTGAGAGCGTAATGTAATGAGAAAAACAAAGGCATCTCTAACAACCCAATCATTTGTATGCAAAAGTATGCGTATCTCTGCCACACAGTGCTATATCTATTCCTTAAAACCCTTAGTTTAACAACATTTTTTCAGACcctctttatttatatattaagcTCATCCACTTTTTGAATGCAAAGCCTTTGAATTCTGCTGTTTGCACCCTTAAAAGCGGTTGACTTCACTGCTGTCTCAGaatatgaactttttttttttctgcaactACCTCTGCTTGCAGATTTcccatattttatgtataaaacattttttggaATTATTGGCTTAGATGCATCTCCATGTTCTCTACCCCAGCTAACAACCAAGATACAGAAATTTATTTCCTTGACCAACCCATGAATGTTTTGGTGCAGTGCCTTGTAATTAATGCAAAATTTCAGATTTTTCAGCAGGAGGGGACGTAGCTTCTTCAATTTCAAATAGAAATCATGACGCAAGGCCAAAGTCACTCATGTCTGGTTGGgtaacattttaattaattgggGGGTCCTACCCTAGACCCagtatatatctatatatctatatatatagtatgtactaattctttaattagtataTAAGGAAACTACTATACATTTTAATTCAAACTATTACTTTGTTACCAGCAGCAACTGGGTTGTGAAAAGACATAAACTTTTaattgtggggttgagttaagATTGTAAAATTAAGGCAGCGTAAACAATAATAGTTTACTGTTTTTTGACACGTTACTTTTgttatttgaatgaaaaaacTATAGAAAATGAAGGTATGAATATCCTGTGTCATAAATATACCTGTTGGAACTGTTTGTACTTTGTGCACAACGCATGTTACCTTGTCCCAGTTAAACTGTAGATGATGTAACTAGTGAATGATCTGGGTTTTGTGCAGTTGAATTTTGGAAAGATGAAAGAGTTTGCAGGTTGATCCTGTTGCAGTGATGAATATGTGAGGGGCCAATGGATGAAAAGTGTGATGGTATCTTGATGAAGTAGGAGAGTAGTCACCATGTCAGCTTCCATTTTCTTTAATTAGCAAAATAAGTCTCTCTCGACCAATTTGTAAGCAGTTCCAATAATGCTCTTTTGTTATAACCAAACACCCACTTCGGGAATCTGATGAAGAGCTTCCAAAATTGAAGCTTTCAATGCGACACATGATGATTCGTGGACAAAAAAAGTTTCGGTGTCGTCCCAGTCACATTCTACTCTGACACCACCACTCACAcaacataacataacataacattTATCTAACAAAAAAACATCATCcaaggtaaaaataaaaaacaaaaacaacacacATTTTTTTCCCTTCAAGAACAAATGAACAATTAATTAACCACTTCACTTACACTTACACTGCGTACAATTTCCCTTTCATCATCAACTCAACCAAACCACTACGACCAACTCAACTCAACACAACATCCATCCCCACCATATCTCGCAAAAATCTAAATCCTATCATAAAACCGATATTTACTAATGGATCCACCTTACTTAAATTATTGACAACATATCTATGGATGAATGTTAGTTATTACAACTAATCAAATTACAGTCACGAATGGACGACGCAAGTATTATATATGTGTAGATACAAAACATAACATTATACGTTCCTTGTTTCTTTTCGATTTTTTTAATGTGGCATTAGCATTTGGCTTAGCAGGCGTAGAAGTCGACGAGTTCGTTGAGAGACTCGGGTTGTGGGTCGGCGTTGTCGAGCATCCAGAGCAGGTGTTCGAAGAGGACAACCTCGCATGCGACATTGATGGTGTCGTCTTGGTGGTCGGAGTCGTCGCGGGACCTCTCCACGAGTTCCCGGAAGACGGGGTTGTCGAGGACGCCGGAGGAGACACGGTAGAGGCGGCGGGACTTGCCGACGTAGACGGCGTGGAGATCCGATCTGGTGGAGGACTCGTCGTCGGCGACGGCGCTGGTGCTGTGGCGGCTCTGCCTGCCGTTGCCGAATGAGTTCCATTTCTTCAGCACTGATTTCAGCCTCATTAGTTTTCCACCTTTCGCCATTACGTCAAAtcgtgaaaattgaaattgaaaaattgaaattgaagaagaagaagaagaagaagaagaagaagaaagaagaagtgAGAATGAGAGAGAGTGCATGTGGGAAAAGGAAGGAAGGAGGAAGGCGCGAATATAAAGGGGTGGGGAGGGGTAAAATGGTCAGAGAAAGGAATAGAAGTGGGGGCCACTTGTGTGGGACCCACTTTTAACAGTGGAGAATTCTCTtctgtgtttgtgtgtgtagTAAGATAATGGTCAAAAGCAAAGGCAGAGATGGAGGGGTCTTAATTTTGGCCCTGAACTCAACATTGGTTTCATTTTCCTGTACTTCTTTTTCTGTATTTTTGTGATGTGTTTCTATATTCATTTATCCCCATCAATCATTTTAAGTTtcgataataatttttttcttgcaaaatttggaaatttttatgataaaatatcatgtttggattaattaaattgttcaaaatcagaaaatctcaaattttattttatagaaaataagaattttttttttttttttacatttttagcTGAATTCGGTTTTGATTGTggatatatattattatttttattaagattgaGATATTGTTAGGATTACTGCTTTTCAAAtgatgtggattattgatataGACAACTATTGTTTTTTTGCTTGATATTAGTTATAGTTTTGTAACCAATGTTGAAAGAATGTTTTCTATCATATGTGAATGAAATACTTTTCATTTGATatctatcataatttttttttttataagtagtgccattttttatcattattctttTGCCAATAGTTTGTTAGGCTTCTTTTTTCTAATGTTGATGGCAAAACTTCTTTTGCGAACATTAATTATGATTGTCTTTTTAC contains:
- the LOC114179187 gene encoding auxin-responsive protein SAUR78-like → MAKGGKLMRLKSVLKKWNSFGNGRQSRHSTSAVADDESSTRSDLHAVYVGKSRRLYRVSSGVLDNPVFRELVERSRDDSDHQDDTINVACEVVLFEHLLWMLDNADPQPESLNELVDFYAC